The following proteins are co-located in the Silene latifolia isolate original U9 population chromosome 1, ASM4854445v1, whole genome shotgun sequence genome:
- the LOC141595827 gene encoding metal tolerance protein 9-like isoform X1, with product MNKREMSNDIRIDSRRELLSPLPDDTGESESVVISSDELRSWRLDITDFQFVKPNLASYNHPFLCLLPAYRKQGKVAEYYEKQERLLEGFNEMETVNETGYYPGSLTEDELKQLAKSERLAIHISNAANVVLFLAKIYASIESRSLAVIASTLDSLLDLLSGFILWFTSHAMKTPNQYNYPIGKKRMQPVGIIVFASVMATLGLQILLESARDLVTKSGPKMHHKQEMWMVGIMVSVTVVKFLLMIYCRRFKNEIVRAYAQDHFFDVITNSVGLATAVLALRFFWWIDPTGAIIIALYTICTWAKTVIENVWSLIGRTAPPEFITKLTYLIWNHHEEIKHIDTVRAYTFGTHYFVEVDIVLPENMLLNQAHNIGETLQEKLEQLPEVERAFVHIDFEYTHRPEHKAKV from the exons ATGAACAAGAGAGAAATGTCGAACGATATACGAATAGATTCAAGAAGAGAGCTATTGTCGCCTTTGCCCGACGACACCGGCGAGTCCGAGTCCGTCGTGATTTCTAGTGATGAATTACGATCATGGAGGCTTGATATAACCGATTTTCAATTTGTCAAACCAAATCTTGCTTCTTATAATCATCCTTTCTTATGCCTTCTTCCTGCTTATC GGAAACAAGGGAAAGTCGCTGAATACTATGAGAAACAGGAAAGGTTGCTAGAAGGCTTCAATGAGATGGAGACTGTCAATGAAACAGGTTACTATCCTGGAAGTCTAACCGAG GATGAGCTGAAGCAGCTGGCAAAAAGCGAGCGTTTGGCAATTCACATCTCCAATGCAGCCAACGTCGTTCTGTTCCTTGCTAAGATATATGCATCAATCGAAAGCAGATCACTGGCAGTGATTGCATCAACTTTGGACTCACTTCTTGATCTCCTTTCTGGGTTTATTCTGTGGTTTACTTCCCATGCCATGAAGACTCCAAATCAATACAATTACCCCATCGGAAAGAAGAGGATGCAACCAGTG GGAATCATAGTCTTTGCATCAGTGATGGCTACGCTTGGATTACAGATTTTGTTGGAGTCGGCTCGTGACCTTGTAACCAAG TCGGGACCGAAAATGCATCACAAACAGGAAATGTGGATGGTTGGTATTATGGTCTCAGTCACAGTAGTGAAGTTTCTTCTCATGATCTATTGCCGTAGATTTAAGAATGAAATTGTTAGAGCTTATGCACAAGATCACTTCTTCGATGTCATTACAAACTCTGTTGGTCTGGCAACTGCGGTTCTAGCTCTTCGATTCTTTTGGTGGATCGATCCTACAGGTGCCATAATT ATTGCTCTATACACAATTTGCACATGGGCGAAAACAGTAATCGAGAACGTATGGTCACTAATCGGAAGGACAGCACCACCGGAGTTTATCACGAAGCTAACCTATCTAATATGGAATCATCATGAGGAAATAAAGCACATAGACACGGTTCGAGCATACACCTTTGGTACGCATTACTTTGTTGAGGTGGATATTGTGTTGCCAGAGAATATGCTTCTTAACCAAGCACATAACATTGGTGAAACCCTTCAAGAGAAGCTTGAGCAACTCCCTGAAGTCGAACGAGCGTTTGTACATATCGATTTTGAGTACACTCATCGACCAGAGCACAAAGCAAAGGTCTGA
- the LOC141595827 gene encoding metal tolerance protein 9-like isoform X2 produces the protein MTKTELDDAVSWRLNLSSEFRRPESRPSSNSRFARLFLSKRKQGKVAEYYEKQERLLEGFNEMETVNETGYYPGSLTEDELKQLAKSERLAIHISNAANVVLFLAKIYASIESRSLAVIASTLDSLLDLLSGFILWFTSHAMKTPNQYNYPIGKKRMQPVGIIVFASVMATLGLQILLESARDLVTKSGPKMHHKQEMWMVGIMVSVTVVKFLLMIYCRRFKNEIVRAYAQDHFFDVITNSVGLATAVLALRFFWWIDPTGAIIIALYTICTWAKTVIENVWSLIGRTAPPEFITKLTYLIWNHHEEIKHIDTVRAYTFGTHYFVEVDIVLPENMLLNQAHNIGETLQEKLEQLPEVERAFVHIDFEYTHRPEHKAKV, from the exons ATGACGAAAACGGAGTTAGACGACGCCGTATCATGGCGACTCAATCTAAGCAGCGAGTTCCGACGTCCCGAATCTCGTCCCTCTTCTAACTCTCGTTTCGCCCGCCTTTTCCTTTCTAAGA GGAAACAAGGGAAAGTCGCTGAATACTATGAGAAACAGGAAAGGTTGCTAGAAGGCTTCAATGAGATGGAGACTGTCAATGAAACAGGTTACTATCCTGGAAGTCTAACCGAG GATGAGCTGAAGCAGCTGGCAAAAAGCGAGCGTTTGGCAATTCACATCTCCAATGCAGCCAACGTCGTTCTGTTCCTTGCTAAGATATATGCATCAATCGAAAGCAGATCACTGGCAGTGATTGCATCAACTTTGGACTCACTTCTTGATCTCCTTTCTGGGTTTATTCTGTGGTTTACTTCCCATGCCATGAAGACTCCAAATCAATACAATTACCCCATCGGAAAGAAGAGGATGCAACCAGTG GGAATCATAGTCTTTGCATCAGTGATGGCTACGCTTGGATTACAGATTTTGTTGGAGTCGGCTCGTGACCTTGTAACCAAG TCGGGACCGAAAATGCATCACAAACAGGAAATGTGGATGGTTGGTATTATGGTCTCAGTCACAGTAGTGAAGTTTCTTCTCATGATCTATTGCCGTAGATTTAAGAATGAAATTGTTAGAGCTTATGCACAAGATCACTTCTTCGATGTCATTACAAACTCTGTTGGTCTGGCAACTGCGGTTCTAGCTCTTCGATTCTTTTGGTGGATCGATCCTACAGGTGCCATAATT ATTGCTCTATACACAATTTGCACATGGGCGAAAACAGTAATCGAGAACGTATGGTCACTAATCGGAAGGACAGCACCACCGGAGTTTATCACGAAGCTAACCTATCTAATATGGAATCATCATGAGGAAATAAAGCACATAGACACGGTTCGAGCATACACCTTTGGTACGCATTACTTTGTTGAGGTGGATATTGTGTTGCCAGAGAATATGCTTCTTAACCAAGCACATAACATTGGTGAAACCCTTCAAGAGAAGCTTGAGCAACTCCCTGAAGTCGAACGAGCGTTTGTACATATCGATTTTGAGTACACTCATCGACCAGAGCACAAAGCAAAGGTCTGA